The segment CAGACGCAGACAAAATAAATATTTTTGTCCATGAAGGCGAAGGGCTTACCGTTGAGTTTAAGGAACATTTTACTGCCCGGATTGATGAGGATATCGTTGCATTTGCAAACACAAAAGGCGGGACAATCCTGCTCGGTGTCAGAGACGACCGCACAATAGCAGGGGAGAAACTAACCAATGACCTCAAAGCCCGCATCAATTCTATTGCAAGAAACTGCGCCCCACCTATACAGACAAAGATTAAACACATTCAAAACATCGTAGCAATAGAAGTGCCGCTTAATCCAGTTTAATGAAGCTGTTGCTTTTTTAAAGAAACATTTGAACGTCCGCAGTGAAATTCGGGGTTTTGAGCGTTCTGATATTTATGAGATACCTTTGGACGCCTT is part of the Deltaproteobacteria bacterium genome and harbors:
- a CDS encoding ATP-binding protein, producing the protein MTDADKINIFVHEGEGLTVEFKEHFTARIDEDIVAFANTKGGTILLGVRDDRTIAGEKLTNDLKARINSIARNCAPPIQTKIKHIQNIVAIEVPLNPV